From the genome of Lotus japonicus ecotype B-129 chromosome 6, LjGifu_v1.2, one region includes:
- the LOC130724573 gene encoding factor of DNA methylation 2-like → MRVKNSKMNHDIECLKIENWRLSKQLEDSKALNDQQEKNFIEEIQKSLKDMFRGRSQLGIKRMGELDPKPFQTFCSQKYSCEQWQDISAKLCSSWEENLKDSAWHPFKTIEVNVIPQVVFDENDEKLKGLKNECGEVVYKAVENALMEMEEYNSSGRYAILEIWNWKEGRKATLKEIIQFIIRKLKIHKLRESIRTSSLRPSKKSGRSRTRVKEKMYRMHRRSEERIFVRHENLFFSDKIHLYSLLLSKSNLLLNLLVYKYVNTNR, encoded by the exons ATGAGGGTCAAGAACTCTAAGATGAATCATGACATCGAATGTTTGAAGATAGAAAATTGGCGCCTTAGCAAGCAATTGGAGGACAGTAAAGCCCTAAATGATCAACAGGAGAAGAACTTCATAGAAGAGATTCAGAAA AGTTTAAAAGACATGTTCAGAGGTCGATCTCAACTTGGAATCAAGCGAATGGGAGAGTTAGATCCCAAACCTTTTCAAACTTTTTGCTCGCAGAAGTACTCATGTGAACAGTGGCAGGATATATCTGCTAAGTTATGTTCATCATGGGAAGAGAATCTGAAGGATTCAGCTTGGCATCCTTTCAAAACAATTGAGGTCAATGTCATTCCACAG GTAGTATTTGATGAAAATGACGAAAAACTGAAAGGATTGAAGAATGAGTGTGGTGAAGTAGTATACAAGGCTGTGGAAAATGCACTGATGGAAATGGAAGAATACAATTCAAGTGGAAGATATGCAATCCTTGAAATTTGGAACTGGAAGGAGGGAAGGAAAGCAACTTTGAAAGAAATTATCCAATTTATTATCAGGAAATTGAAGATTCACAAGTTAAGAGAAAGTATTAGAACTTCTTCTCTCAGGCCTt CTAAAAAGAGTGGCAGAAGCAGAACACGGGTGAAAGAAAAGATGTATCGAATGCAtagaagatcagaagaaagaatTTTTGTTAGACATGAgaacctttttttttctgataAAATCCATCTGTATAGTTTGCTGCTTTCGAAATCAAACTTGCTGTTAAATTTACTTGTCTATAAATATGTAAATACTAACAGATAg
- the LOC130721982 gene encoding protein MAIN-LIKE 1-like, which translates to MYLMHLIGATLFADKSGGHSFSARWIGMLQNLERVSEFAWGAMALATLYDQLGQSSRSGVKQMGGYTSLLMAWVFEHFPDRLVRRYANPAYTEDQPRARRWTESRSGHARLDERRVLLDELTADDVTWTPYEAHREWRQRDERALFSGYIRCPYPPAVRPHLPERVMRQFGYIQTIPRHPSEMDRSPAAEAVDAAFADYVQYLFPEGDPAIEEGQAVGGYMDWYARVSHCFIIPDERRIVLSAVAALRRALEVLELSLEVDDALLPGTQARALTERALRILQDLAGTQGIAYAAGRGGLGAGGRAGGRAGGRAGGRAGGRAGGRAGGQAGGREGGRAGARGGRRGRGGRRGRGQ; encoded by the exons ATGTACCTGATGCATCTTATTGGCGCGACATTGTTCGCCGACAAGAGTGGGGGGCACTCATTCTCCGCCCGTTGGATCGGCATGCTACAGAATCTTGAGCGGGTGTCGGAGTTCGCGTGGGGCGCCATGGCCCTTGCCacgttgtacgaccagcttgGACAGTCTTCTCGCAGCGGGGTCAAACAGATGGGCGGTTACACTTCCCTGTTGATGGCCTGGGTCTTTGAGCACTTTCCAGACAGGCTCGTTCGCCGGTATGCGAACCCGGCTTACACAGAGGACCAGCCCAGAGCTCGTAGGTGGACAGAGTCACGGTCGGGGCATGCTAGGCTTGACGAGAGGCGAGTACTACTTGATGAGTTGACGGCCGACGACGTCACTTGGACTCCATATGAGGCCCACAGGGAATGGCGACAGCGGGATGAGAGGGCTTTGTTCTCAGGCTACATTCGGTGTCCCTATCCCCCTGCTGTGCGACCTCATCTTCCGGAGCGGGTCATGCGACAGTTTGGGTATATACAGACGATCCCGCGCCACCCTAGTGAGATGGATAGATCTCCCGCAGCTGAGGCTGTTGATGCGGCATTCGCAGATTATGTGCAGTACTTGTTCCCTGAGGGCGACCCTGCTATAGAGGAGGGACAGGCTGTGGGCGGTTACATGGATTGGTACGCTAGAGTGTCTCATTGTTTCATCATACCGGATGAGAGGAGGATTGTTCTCAGTGCCGtg GCTGCTTTGCGTAGGGCTTTAGAAGTCCTTGAGCTGTCACTTGAGGTGGATGATGCTTTGTTGCCAGGCACACAGGCCCGCGCTTTAACGGAGAGAGCACTTCGCATCCTCCAGGACTTAGCTGGGACACAGGGCATTGCTTACGCTGCTGGGAGAGGAGGTCTGGGAGCAGGTGGCCGAGCAGGTGGCCGAGCAGGTGGCCGAGCAGGTGGCCGAGCAGGTGGCCGAGCCGGTGGCCGAGCAGGTGGCCAAGCAGGTGGCCGGGAGGGCGGCAGGGCAGGAGCCAGGGGAGGCCGTAGGGGTAGGGGAGGTCGTCGGGGTAGGGGACAGTAG